A DNA window from Ranitomeya imitator isolate aRanImi1 chromosome 2, aRanImi1.pri, whole genome shotgun sequence contains the following coding sequences:
- the ANAPC2 gene encoding anaphase-promoting complex subunit 2 isoform X2: MRCRPAFLAAMEMAGSPSLLRHQQQPSASQRCATPGLSVTSGRRQKETMSQSNLEDLSAAWNTLSIGLVPASALGLAAPRSGLESYQEDDLKAALEVLLEYDLHSVLEEWFTEVLQMDLQRNIAPEFWNGMNQQENSVEEQQCTALLLDTFRLLITRLDPYLKSLDILGKWADMALLPGSDSQTLREKVFTMIKAILFFSTSKSFQSMIQQFYSRTFKIFMRQKKRASDSASDCDSSMDENERERSSEDRAEDEGDECAGCECSKDQCWCQAAMEQFLELNGIFHRLNLLERICSEPVTTLLHKMIELRMEKRCRGDYERSFLNEFQEWIEKVIGWLSKVFLQDGSSSTPESSSTLKRWRCHVQRFFYRLYANMRIDELFCIIRDFPESKPAIEDLKFCLERTNQRQQLLSCLKTALETRLLHPGVNTSDIITLYISAIKALRELDPSMVILEVACEPIRKYLRTREDTVRQIVAGLTGDAEGDLANELSKADPVVLENGQESDDDVSEPEDWTPDPVDADPGKSGSKRRSSDIISLLVSIYGSKELFINEYRTLLADRLLHQFSYSSEREIRNVELLKLRFGEAQMHYCEVMLKDMADSRRINSNIRDEEEKLPEEERPPFNLVSVILSSEFWPALKEEKLELPDQIKETMDMYTRRYEKLKAMRTLNWKHHLGLVSLDLELADRTLSFSVSPVHAAIILNFQNKSTWTLEELSEVLKVPVTSLRRKMTLWLQQGVLREDPPGTFTVIEEEQKDQAEKVVLIDSDEEGDSAMASQADQKEEELQLFWTYIQAMLTNLESLPLERIHSMLKMFVMTGPVVTEIDIQELQGFLQKKVSDQQLVYSGGVYRLPKNSS; this comes from the exons ATGCGGTGCAGGCCAGCGTTCCTCGCTGCCATGGAGATGGCGGGCAGCCCGTCTCTGCTACGTCATCAGCAGCAGCCGAGCGCGAGTCAGCGATGTGCGACGCCCGGGCTCTCGGTGACAAGCGGTAGAAGGCAGAAAGAGACCATGTCACAGTCTAACCTGGAGGATTTGTCCGCCGCCTGGAACACCCTGAGCATCGGCCTGGTGCCCGCCTCCGCCCTCGGTTTG GCTGCCCCCAGATCCGGTCTTGAGTCTTATCAGGAAGATGACCTGAAAGCAGCTCTGGAGGTTCTTCTGGAATATGATCTTCACTCCGTCCTGGAGGAATGGTTCACAGAGGTGCTGCAGATGGACTTGCAGAGGAACATTGCCCCTGAGTTCTGGAATGGGATGAACCAGCAGGAGAACTCTGTAGAGGAGCAGCAGTGCACCGCCCTCTTGCTGGACACCTTCCGCCTCCTAATTACCCGGCTAGACCCTTATTTAAAGAGCCTGGACATTTTGGGTAAATGGGCAGATATGGCCCTGCTGCCCGGTTCAGACTCTCAGACCTTACGGGAGAAAGTCTTTACTATGATTAAAGCCATCCTCTTCTTCTCCACCTCCAAGTCCTTCCAGAGTATGATCCAACAGTTCTACAGCCGCACCTTCAAGATCTTCATGAGGCAGAAGAAGAGGGCGTCAGACAGCGCGAGCGACTGCGACAGCAGCATGGACGAGAACGAGCGGGAGAGGAGCTCCGAGGACCGAGCAGAGGACGAGGGGGACGAATGTGCCGGCTGTGAATGCAGCAAAGATCAGTGCTGGTGCCAGGCCGCCATGGAGCAGTTTCTGGAGCTCAATGGGATTTT CCACAGGTTAAATCTGCTGGAGAGAATCTGCTCCGAGCCGGTGACCACCCTCCTGCACAAAATGATCGAGCTGAGGATGGAGAAGAGATGTCGGGGGGATTACGAGAGGTCCTTCCTTAATGAGTTTCAGGAG TGGATCGAGAAGGTGATTGGCTGGCTGAGCAAAGTCTTCCTGCAGGACGGCTCGTCGTCCACTCCGGAGTCCAGCAGCACCCTGAAGCGATGGCGCTGCCACGTCCAGCGTTTTTTTTATCGCCTCTATGCCAACATGCGCATCGATGAACTGTTCTGCATCATCAGAG AtttccctgagtcaaagccagccatCGAGGATTTAAAGTTCTGCCTGGAGCGGACCAATCAGAGGCAGCAGCTGCTGTCATGTCTGAAGACGGCTCTGGAGACCAGACTGCTGCACCCAG GAGTAAACACGTCCGACATCATCACTCTGTACATTTCTGCCATTAAGGCTCTGCGGGAGCTGGACCCTTCCATGGTGATTCTGGAGGTGGCCTGTGAGCCGATCAGGAAATATCTAAG GACTCGGGAGGACACCGTGCGGCAGATTGTTGCTGGTCTGACTGGTGACGCTGAGGGAGATTTGGCCAACGAGTTGTCAAAGGCCGACCCGGTGGTTCTGGAGAACGGGCAGGAGAGTGACGACGACGTGTCCGAGCCGGAGGACTGGACGCCGGACCCTGTGGATGCGGACCCCG GGAAAAGCGGCTCCAAGCGTCGCTCCTCGGACATCATCAGCCTCCTGGTCAGTATTTATGGCAGCAAAGAGCTGTTCATTAACGAGTACAGGACCCTGCTTGCTGACAGACTCCTGCACCAGTTCAGCTACAGCTCTGAGAG GGAGATCCGCAATGTGGAGCTATTGAAGCTGCGGTTCGGAGAGGCTCAGATGCATTACTGCGAGGTCATGCTGAAG GACATGGCAGATTCGCGAAGGATCAATTCTAACATCCGCGATGAAGAGGAAAAGCTCCCTGAGGAAGAGAGGCCGCCATTTAACCTGGTGTCAGTCATACTGTCCAGCGAGTTCTGGCCGGCACTGAAGGAAGAGAAGCTGGAATTACCAGACCAGATCAAAGAAACTATGGATATGTACACCAGAAGATATGAGAAGCTCAAG GCTATGCGGACGCTGAACTGGAAGCATCACCTTGGCTTAGTGAGCTTGGATTTGGAGCTGGCGGACCGCACCCTGTCCTTCTCCGTATCTCCGGTACATGCAGCCATCATCCTAAACTTCCAGAATAAAA GTACTTGGACCTTAGAAGAACTGAGCGAGGTGCTGAAAGTCCCGGTTACCTCTCTGCGGAGGAAGATGACCCTCTGGCTTCAACAAGGCGTCCTCCGAGAGGATCCGCCCGGGACCTTCACGGTCATCGAGGAGGAGCAGAAGGATCAGGCTGAGAAGGTGGTCCTGATAGACAGTGACGAGGAAGGGGATTCTGCTATGGCTTCTCAAGCAGATCAGAAGGAAGAGGAGCTTCAG CTCTTCTGGACCTACATCCAGGCGATGCTGACCAACCTGGAGAGCCTGCCCCTGGAGCGGATCCACAGCATGCTGAAGATGTTTGTGATGACCGGACCGGTGGTGACTGAGATCGATATCCAGGAACTGCAGGGATTTCTGCAGAAAAAGGTCAGCGATCAGCAGTTGGTGTATTCTGGAGGGGTGTACAGGCTACCCAAGAACTCCAGCTAA
- the ANAPC2 gene encoding anaphase-promoting complex subunit 2 isoform X1 gives MRCRPAFLAAMEMAGSPSLLRHQQQPSASQRCATPGLSVTSGRRQKETMSQSNLEDLSAAWNTLSIGLVPASALGLVSDSMAAPRSGLESYQEDDLKAALEVLLEYDLHSVLEEWFTEVLQMDLQRNIAPEFWNGMNQQENSVEEQQCTALLLDTFRLLITRLDPYLKSLDILGKWADMALLPGSDSQTLREKVFTMIKAILFFSTSKSFQSMIQQFYSRTFKIFMRQKKRASDSASDCDSSMDENERERSSEDRAEDEGDECAGCECSKDQCWCQAAMEQFLELNGIFHRLNLLERICSEPVTTLLHKMIELRMEKRCRGDYERSFLNEFQEWIEKVIGWLSKVFLQDGSSSTPESSSTLKRWRCHVQRFFYRLYANMRIDELFCIIRDFPESKPAIEDLKFCLERTNQRQQLLSCLKTALETRLLHPGVNTSDIITLYISAIKALRELDPSMVILEVACEPIRKYLRTREDTVRQIVAGLTGDAEGDLANELSKADPVVLENGQESDDDVSEPEDWTPDPVDADPGKSGSKRRSSDIISLLVSIYGSKELFINEYRTLLADRLLHQFSYSSEREIRNVELLKLRFGEAQMHYCEVMLKDMADSRRINSNIRDEEEKLPEEERPPFNLVSVILSSEFWPALKEEKLELPDQIKETMDMYTRRYEKLKAMRTLNWKHHLGLVSLDLELADRTLSFSVSPVHAAIILNFQNKSTWTLEELSEVLKVPVTSLRRKMTLWLQQGVLREDPPGTFTVIEEEQKDQAEKVVLIDSDEEGDSAMASQADQKEEELQLFWTYIQAMLTNLESLPLERIHSMLKMFVMTGPVVTEIDIQELQGFLQKKVSDQQLVYSGGVYRLPKNSS, from the exons ATGCGGTGCAGGCCAGCGTTCCTCGCTGCCATGGAGATGGCGGGCAGCCCGTCTCTGCTACGTCATCAGCAGCAGCCGAGCGCGAGTCAGCGATGTGCGACGCCCGGGCTCTCGGTGACAAGCGGTAGAAGGCAGAAAGAGACCATGTCACAGTCTAACCTGGAGGATTTGTCCGCCGCCTGGAACACCCTGAGCATCGGCCTGGTGCCCGCCTCCGCCCTCGGTTTGGTCAGTGACTCAATG GCTGCCCCCAGATCCGGTCTTGAGTCTTATCAGGAAGATGACCTGAAAGCAGCTCTGGAGGTTCTTCTGGAATATGATCTTCACTCCGTCCTGGAGGAATGGTTCACAGAGGTGCTGCAGATGGACTTGCAGAGGAACATTGCCCCTGAGTTCTGGAATGGGATGAACCAGCAGGAGAACTCTGTAGAGGAGCAGCAGTGCACCGCCCTCTTGCTGGACACCTTCCGCCTCCTAATTACCCGGCTAGACCCTTATTTAAAGAGCCTGGACATTTTGGGTAAATGGGCAGATATGGCCCTGCTGCCCGGTTCAGACTCTCAGACCTTACGGGAGAAAGTCTTTACTATGATTAAAGCCATCCTCTTCTTCTCCACCTCCAAGTCCTTCCAGAGTATGATCCAACAGTTCTACAGCCGCACCTTCAAGATCTTCATGAGGCAGAAGAAGAGGGCGTCAGACAGCGCGAGCGACTGCGACAGCAGCATGGACGAGAACGAGCGGGAGAGGAGCTCCGAGGACCGAGCAGAGGACGAGGGGGACGAATGTGCCGGCTGTGAATGCAGCAAAGATCAGTGCTGGTGCCAGGCCGCCATGGAGCAGTTTCTGGAGCTCAATGGGATTTT CCACAGGTTAAATCTGCTGGAGAGAATCTGCTCCGAGCCGGTGACCACCCTCCTGCACAAAATGATCGAGCTGAGGATGGAGAAGAGATGTCGGGGGGATTACGAGAGGTCCTTCCTTAATGAGTTTCAGGAG TGGATCGAGAAGGTGATTGGCTGGCTGAGCAAAGTCTTCCTGCAGGACGGCTCGTCGTCCACTCCGGAGTCCAGCAGCACCCTGAAGCGATGGCGCTGCCACGTCCAGCGTTTTTTTTATCGCCTCTATGCCAACATGCGCATCGATGAACTGTTCTGCATCATCAGAG AtttccctgagtcaaagccagccatCGAGGATTTAAAGTTCTGCCTGGAGCGGACCAATCAGAGGCAGCAGCTGCTGTCATGTCTGAAGACGGCTCTGGAGACCAGACTGCTGCACCCAG GAGTAAACACGTCCGACATCATCACTCTGTACATTTCTGCCATTAAGGCTCTGCGGGAGCTGGACCCTTCCATGGTGATTCTGGAGGTGGCCTGTGAGCCGATCAGGAAATATCTAAG GACTCGGGAGGACACCGTGCGGCAGATTGTTGCTGGTCTGACTGGTGACGCTGAGGGAGATTTGGCCAACGAGTTGTCAAAGGCCGACCCGGTGGTTCTGGAGAACGGGCAGGAGAGTGACGACGACGTGTCCGAGCCGGAGGACTGGACGCCGGACCCTGTGGATGCGGACCCCG GGAAAAGCGGCTCCAAGCGTCGCTCCTCGGACATCATCAGCCTCCTGGTCAGTATTTATGGCAGCAAAGAGCTGTTCATTAACGAGTACAGGACCCTGCTTGCTGACAGACTCCTGCACCAGTTCAGCTACAGCTCTGAGAG GGAGATCCGCAATGTGGAGCTATTGAAGCTGCGGTTCGGAGAGGCTCAGATGCATTACTGCGAGGTCATGCTGAAG GACATGGCAGATTCGCGAAGGATCAATTCTAACATCCGCGATGAAGAGGAAAAGCTCCCTGAGGAAGAGAGGCCGCCATTTAACCTGGTGTCAGTCATACTGTCCAGCGAGTTCTGGCCGGCACTGAAGGAAGAGAAGCTGGAATTACCAGACCAGATCAAAGAAACTATGGATATGTACACCAGAAGATATGAGAAGCTCAAG GCTATGCGGACGCTGAACTGGAAGCATCACCTTGGCTTAGTGAGCTTGGATTTGGAGCTGGCGGACCGCACCCTGTCCTTCTCCGTATCTCCGGTACATGCAGCCATCATCCTAAACTTCCAGAATAAAA GTACTTGGACCTTAGAAGAACTGAGCGAGGTGCTGAAAGTCCCGGTTACCTCTCTGCGGAGGAAGATGACCCTCTGGCTTCAACAAGGCGTCCTCCGAGAGGATCCGCCCGGGACCTTCACGGTCATCGAGGAGGAGCAGAAGGATCAGGCTGAGAAGGTGGTCCTGATAGACAGTGACGAGGAAGGGGATTCTGCTATGGCTTCTCAAGCAGATCAGAAGGAAGAGGAGCTTCAG CTCTTCTGGACCTACATCCAGGCGATGCTGACCAACCTGGAGAGCCTGCCCCTGGAGCGGATCCACAGCATGCTGAAGATGTTTGTGATGACCGGACCGGTGGTGACTGAGATCGATATCCAGGAACTGCAGGGATTTCTGCAGAAAAAGGTCAGCGATCAGCAGTTGGTGTATTCTGGAGGGGTGTACAGGCTACCCAAGAACTCCAGCTAA
- the SSNA1 gene encoding microtubule nucleation factor SSNA1, giving the protein MTQQGAALQTYNNELVKCVEDLCSKRDELNRQIQQEEEEKNKLQNDIRVLTENLSRVNESLARKMASRNEFDKTIAETQAAYMKILESSQTLLNVLKREAGNLGKATDARGNASST; this is encoded by the exons ATGACCCAGCAGGGAGCCGCGCTGCAGACCTACAACAACGAGCTGGTGAAAT GTGTTGAAGATCTCTGCAGCAAAAGGGACGAACTGAACCGACAGATCcagcaagaggaggaggagaagaacaaACTGCAGAACGATATCCGGGTCCTCACCGAAAATCTGTCCAGGGTCAACGAGAGCCTCGCCAGGAAAATGGCGTCTCGGAATGAGTTCGATAAAACCATTGCCGAAACACAGGCTGCATACATGAAG ATCCTGGAAAGCTCACAGACTTTACTGAACGTCCTCAAGAGGGAGGCGGGTAATCTTGGTAAAGCCACTGATGCACGAGGAAATGCCTCCAGCACGTGA